The genomic DNA TCTTTGTTCTCTCAAATAAATACTGAAGATGGTCCTAAACAAGTTTGGACAACTTTTGGCCCAGACCAAATCGATTTGAATTGGCAAAATCCAAAAATGAATCTTGAGTTTTTAAATTTAATTATTACTTATTTATCTAATGGAATTAAATGGTTCAGACTAGATGCTGTAGGTTTTATTTGGAAAGAATCAGGAACAACATGTTTACATTTGCCAAAAGCCCATTCGATTGTGAAAATTTTAAGAGTTCTTTTAAATAATCTTCTTGATGACGGGGTTTTAATAACAGAAACCAATGTTCCTCAAAAGGAAAATTTGTCTTATCTTATTCCAGAAGATGAGGCCCACATGGCATATAATTTTCCATTGCCTCCTCTTTTACTAGAAGCAATTATTACTTCAAGAGCTGACATCTTAAATTCATGGATTTATGATTGGCCAAAGTTACCGCATGATACTACTCTTTTTAATTTCACTGCATCACATGATGGTGTAGGGTTAAGAGCTCTAGAGGGTTTAATGAATGAGCGGAGAATTAAAGAATTATTGATTAATTGTGAGAGAAGAGGGGGACTAGTAAGCCATAGACGTTTATCAAATGGTGAGGATAAACCATATGAATTAAATATTAGTTGGTGGAGTGCTATGGAAGATTCAGGTAGAGATCCTAATCGATACCAATTTAAGAGGTTTATTTTGACTCAATTATTAGTATTGGCTTTAAAGGGAGTTCCTGCTTTTTATTTGCCAGCTTTACTTGCTTCTGAAAATGATATTAAAAGTTTTTCTATGACAGGTCAAAGAAGAGACCTCAATAGAGAAAAATTTAAATCAGACAATCTTTTATCTGTTTTAAATAATCCTGAATCTAATGCTAATAAAAACTTAAAATATCTTCGTAATGCTATGGATATCAGATCAACTTTAAAGCAATTTCATCCTAATTCCGAAATGAAATGTTTGTCTAAAGGTAGAAGCGATATTGTTGTCATCAAAAGAGGTAATGGTCCACAATCTGTTTTTACAATCCATAATGTGACTGAAAATAAAATTAATTTCCAATTACATGATAATGATCTGCCAGAAATAATTGACAATGATTTAAATATGAGAGACTTTTTAACATCTACTAAATACAATTGGAAAAATATAATTCTTGATCCTTTTCAAGTTATTTGGCTTGGTGTTTTATAAATGATTGAAGATTCTTCTCTTTGGGTCGTGAGTGATGTTGATGGAACTTTAATGGATCATTCGTATGACTTAACACCTGCTAAAGAAACTATAAAAAAATTACAAAAATTATCCATACCTGTAATTCTTTGTACAAGTAAGACAGCATCAGAAGTAAAAGTTATTAGAGAGGAGCTTAATTTAACTGATCCTTATATTGTTGAAAATGGTGCAGCAATATATGGTGAATCTCTCGAAAAGGTTAATGGGGAAATTATTCTAGGAAAAAAATACAAATATCTTGAGGAAATCTTAAATTTTATTTCTAAAGAAATTGACTATGAACTTATTCCTCTTAATAATCTCACTGATCAAGAAGCAACTCAGCTTACAGGCTTAAAAGGTAATTCCTTGAACTTAATGCGCGATAGACATTGGAGTATGCCTTTTTTAAATCCACCAACTTTTTTAGAAGAGAAAATTAATATCTGCAGTAAAAAGTTTCAAGTAGATATTTTTAAGGGAAATAGAATGAGTCACCTATTATCTAAAAATTCTAATAAAGGAAAAGCAATAAATGCTCTTAAAAAATATTCAAACATTCAAAATATTCAAATTATAGGTTTAGGTGATTCTCCAAATGATTTGCCTCTACTTTTAAACTCAGATATTAAAATCGTGATACCAGGAAAAGATGGACCTAATTTAAATTTAATAAATCAATTAAAAGATTTTGAATTTACTTTAGCGTCTGAACCAAACGGATATGGTTGGAAAAATGAAATTAATAAATTAATAAATAACTTAGATAAATAATATAGAAACGTGAAAGACTTAGATATTAATTTCCCTCTTAATAAATTTGAAAAATTAATTTGTGATATTGGTTGGGAATCACTGACCGATTGGTTTAATTATTGGAATAATCAAAAAAATATTTTTTCAATTGATCAATATTGGAGTAATAAAGTAAATGATGATTGGATTTGGGGTTTGGCTTTACCTCTTTTATCTCAGGCTTATAAATTTCAAAATAATTTTTCTGATCGAAAAATAATTGGGATCTCAGCTCTACCTGGAACAGGCAAAACAACTTTGGGTAAATGGCTTGAAGCAATATCTTTAAAATTAAATTTTAAAATTGCTGTTATTTCAATTGATGATTTTTATTTACCATCTGATGAAATGAAATTGGCAATTAAGAATAATCCCTGGAATGTGTCAAGAGGTTTTCCTGGTAGCCATTCAGTAAAATTAATGCAAGAGAAACTATTTAATTGGAAATTAAATGGAGAATTGAATGTTCCTGTATTCGATAAATCATTAAGAAATGGCTTGGGCGATAGATCCCATTGGAGATCAGATAATCCTGATCTATTAATTATTGAAGGGTGGTTTTTGGGAATAAAGCCTTTTGCCAGCGATATTAATTATCAGCATATAAATTCAGCAATGTTTAGTCCTCATGAATCTTCTTATAGATATATTATTCAAGAAAACTTATATAAATATTTAGATGTTTGGAATTTGATAGATAATATTTGGCACTTAAAGCCACTGGAGTTTGAATACATGAATATTTGGAAGACAAATCAAGAAAAAGAAATGCTTCTACAGAAAGGAAATGCCCTTCAAGAAGAAAAATTATCTAATTTCTTGAGGATGCTTAACATTTCTCTTCCTCATGAAAGTTTCGATGATATTAATTCCTATGCGTTGTTATTAATTGATAAAGGGAGAAATTTAGTTGAGGTGGGATTAAATTTATAAAATTTCTTTTTTTCAGTTATTTTTTATACATTTTTGATTGCTAGTAATAGTGTTTAATTGATATTATTTTTGTTGTTTTAGAATGGTTGAGTTTTCTTACAAAAACGAAGGGAGTAGAATGGTCGTCTTGAGGTGTATTGGTCCATCAAACTTTTTTCTGGAGAGGGTTTTATTCCCAACTGATATTCTTACTTTTATGGCTCCAAACGATTCGAGAGTTGAAATATGGGGAAATGAACTTTACGGTCCTAAGTTGGAAGAGAGAATAAGAGTTTCATCAGAGAATGAAGATTCAACTTTAGTGGCCTAATAAAACTTAACTTCTTAATTGTCTTAGAGTCAAAATTTTTTACAAATACCAATTTTTTATTGATATTATCAAACTAGTTTTAGTTTTAGTTTTTGTAATGACTTATTTTTCTTCATTTGCAATAGGCGGCTTTGTGCCATCAGCGGCCATTGCTGGGGTTTTACTTCTAGTTGGTTTAGGAGCCTTCTTTTATCTTGGGATAAAAGGTCCAACCGATTATTAGGTTGAGTTTAGTTAAGAGGTGGTTATTTAGATTTTTATAACCTTATTAATTTGACTATTTAATTATGGATTTAACAACTATTTTGTTTATATTAAGTTTGCCATTTGTTTTACTCACCGTTTACTTTGGCACAAAAAATGATTTTTACGAAAGTGAAAATTATAAAGGCGATGGCTGTGCGCACGATGTTAAAAGATAATTTTTTAATTATCACCTCCAAATACACAAGTCCATTTACTATCAAATTGCCAAACAGGTTTATATATTTCATTAGTTATTTTTTCACCTGCCTCATTACATGCATCCAAGTCTTTCATTGGAATTGAGTGTAATGATGGACTTGTTATTCCGCTTACTTCTGGCCTACCTCCTGGTCCCTGTCTATATGTACCAATTATTAACCAATAATTAGCTTTTAATGTGCCAGGAAAAAAAAATGGAGAAACAAGAAATAATAATAATAAAATAGAATTTTTTTTCATTGATTTATATTATCTTTTACCTATTAAATGTAAATTGTATTTTGTAATTTGCTATTAATAAATTAGGAAGATTTATAAGTTTTGGAATATTTAGAATTTATTTTATATGGCATTATTCAAGGTTTAACAGAATTTATTCCAGTAAGTAGTACTGCTCACTTGAAAGTAATATCTTTTCTTTTAGGTCTCAATGATCCTGGACCCTCCTTGTCTGCAATTATTCAATTAGGAAGTGTTTTTGCTCTGATTTGGTATTTTAGGAACGATATTCTTAAATTAAAAAGTCAAACTTCTAAAAATATTTCTGATTATTTCATAAATGTAAGTTTATTTAGGTCTATATTTTTTAGCACTATCCCAATTGTTGTTCTTGGTGGGAGCATAAAATTATTTTTCCCATATTTTTTTGATAAAGTATTTCGTTCAAATTTATCAATTGCATTAGTATCTCTTTTTATGGCAATGTTTATGTATAAAGCAGATATTTCGAAAAAAGGTTCCATAAGTCTAAACAATCATAAATATTCAGATAGTTTTTTAATTGGTTGCTCCCAAGCTTTTGCTATTATTCCAGGTTTTTCAAGATCAGGTGTAACTATTTCTACAGCTCTAATATCAGGATGGAAAAGAGGGGATGCTGCAAAATTTTCTTTTCTTTTGGGTATACCATCTATATCTCTTGCCGCGATCGTCGAGTTTATTTCTTCGTTCAATCAATTATCTTCATTTACTTTTATTCCTCTAATTTTTGGTCTTTTTTCAACATTTTTTTCTTCTTTATTTGCTATCGATTTCCTATTAAAATATTTATCTTCTAATGGTTTAAAAATATTTATTATTTACAGGGTTGTATTTGCTGTTGTAATCCTTTTAAATTTGTGAATGGTTGTAAAAAAAACTTTTTGTAATTATGTTAATGTTTAAAAAAAAATAACAAATGCATATTTTTACATCGTTCCATCTTGGTGAAGTTGAAGTTTCGAATCTTACGATTTTAGTTTTATTTTTTTTCTCATCTTTTACTTTCGTTGCCGTAGGGATAAGCTCTTATAAGTTATATAAATCTCTTATAAGTGATGATGATAAATGATCGGAACGGCGGGATTTGAACCCACGACCCCCACTACCCCAAAGTGGTGCGCTACCAAACTGCGCTACGCCCCGTATTATTACTATAAAGATAAGAGGTATTTAAATGTTATTCTTTAACAGGTTTGTTATCAGATCTCAATACACACTTTTCTACCTCCCAATTAAAGTTTTCCCATACATAATCTTTTAATTTAAAGTTACTTCCAGTAAAAATTCCCAACTTAACTTTTGTAGGTGAAGCAGAGCAATACTGCCTGCTTCCTTCTGATGCAAGATATTGTTGATGGTAATCTTCAGCATAAAAATAATTATTAATTTTTTTTATTTCTGTTTCAATAAAACCAAGGTTTTTTTTATTTAATTCTTTTTGATATTGCTCTTTACTAGCTAATATAATTTTCTTATTATTTTCATTTTTATAATATATCGCTGACCTATACTGCGAACCAATATCATTACCTTGTCTATCTTTTTGTGTAGGGTTATGACATTCCCAAAACATTTTTAGTAGATCACTTATATCTATTTTACTTTTATCCCAAATAACTCTAACAACTTCTGCATGACCAGTTAAACCTGAACATACTTCATAATAAGTTGGGTTACTTTTACTACCACCAGCATACCCAACTGAGGTTGTTACAACTCCTGGAAGTTTCCAAAAACATTTTTCAGCTCCCCAAAAACAACCACACCCGAATATTATTTCATCTTCTTGTGAATTAGGATCTTTTCTAATATCTGACTTTAATATTCTATGGAATAAATTACCATCATTAATTAAAATGAGCTTTTCATTATTCATAATTTTTTTTAGAAATTCAAACATAATTTAAATTTTTTTTATCATAAGAAAAAAAATTAATTCTAGCTTTTAATAATATTAGTGGCTAGCTCTCTATCCCATAGTTTTTTATATAGACCATTCTCCTTTACTAAATCTTGATGATGACCTTCTTGAACTATTTCTCCTTTATCCATAACTAAAACCCTGTCGCAAGTTGCAGCCACAGATAATTGATGACTAATCATCAAAATAGTTTTTTTACTTCTTTTTCGCATTTCATCAATTATTCTTGCTGCTGTTTTATTGTCTACGCTTGCTAATGCGTCATCAAGAATAACGACGGGTGAATTTACAAGTAATGCTCTTCCAAGTGCTGTTCTTTGTCTCTGTCCACCGCTAAGTGTGATACCTCTTTCACCAACAATTGTTTTAAACTTTTGAGGAAAATTATTTATATCATCGATTAAACCAGCCTTTACAGCACTTTCTTTAATTAATTCCCTAGAAGCTTTAGGTTTCCCAAAACGAAGGTTTTCTGAGATTGTAGAAGTAAATAAAAATGCTTCTTGTGGAACTATTGCAATATTTTTTCTAAGATCTTCTAATTTAATATTTTTTATATCAATTTCATCTAAAAATAATTGACCCCCTGGAATTTCAATAGTTCTTCCAAGAGACTTCGCTAATGTGGTTTTGCCACAACCTACAGGGCCAACTATCGCAATTAGTTCTCCAGGAAAAATTTTAAAATTGAGATTTTCTAGTGAATTAAATATCGATCCGGGATATTTTATGGTTAAGTTTCTTGCCTCTAATAACCCTTCTACTTTTTTCTTTAAGAATCTACTGTTTGAACCATCTTTAATATTTGGTTTATTCTGAAATATTTCTTCTACCCGATCTAAACTTACCTGACCGAGTTGAAAAGTGTTTATTGTGAAACCTAAAAGAGCTGTTGGGAAAACGAGCCTTTCTACAAAAAGGATTAAAGCTACTAAACCACCTATTGAAATAAATCCACTCTCCAATTGATATGTACCCAATCCTAGTAAAATTAATAATGATATTGATGAAATACCTTGTAACAATGGGAATAGTGTACTCGCAGTTCTTGCAAGTTTTATCGCTGCATTTCGATAAGCATTATTATATAAACTAAATTCTTTTTTTTCTGCATTTTCTTGTGCATAAATTTTTATTGCACTTATGCCTGAAAGATCTTCTTGAATTAAATCACTAAGTTTGGATAATGATTCTTGTTGAACTTTTCTTTGTTTAACCATTCTTCCTCCGAATAAGCTCACAATTCCAAGAATAAATGGAAAGATCATTAACGTAGATATAGTTAATGTTTTATTTATTGAAAACATTGACGGAATTGTAAAAGAATAAGCCAAGACAATGTTGCATAAACTTAAAACAGTAAAACCTAAAAGCCGCCTTATGTTCTCGACATCACTTGTAGCTCTACTAATAATATCTCCGCTTCCTTTTTTTTGGATCCATTCTGGGTCTTGAACTAGTAAATGATCGAATAATTTTTGACGAAGATTCACTTCAACCTTTCTACCTATACCAAAGACAATTTGTCTTGAAAATAGTCTAATTAATCCCATACAAGTTGCTAAAAATATTAAAAATAATGATTTAGAAATAACAAATTCTGAAGAGAAATTATTTTGTAATTGATCAATTATATTTTTTACTTGAAGTGGTATTACAACGCTCAATATATTTACTATTAAAAGGGCTAAAGCTCCCAATAAAAATTCTTTTTTGTATGGTTTTAGGTATTTAGATATAACTTTTAACTTTAAATTTTTCATTTTATTTTGCCAATATGATTAAGATAATGTTTCATTTTTAAATATGTGAGCTAATTTTAGAAATGATTCATCTTTTTTCTATGAGTAACGAACAAAC from Prochlorococcus marinus XMU1402 includes the following:
- a CDS encoding DUF1830 domain-containing protein, whose protein sequence is MVEFSYKNEGSRMVVLRCIGPSNFFLERVLFPTDILTFMAPNDSRVEIWGNELYGPKLEERIRVSSENEDSTLVA
- a CDS encoding kinase; this translates as MKDLDINFPLNKFEKLICDIGWESLTDWFNYWNNQKNIFSIDQYWSNKVNDDWIWGLALPLLSQAYKFQNNFSDRKIIGISALPGTGKTTLGKWLEAISLKLNFKIAVISIDDFYLPSDEMKLAIKNNPWNVSRGFPGSHSVKLMQEKLFNWKLNGELNVPVFDKSLRNGLGDRSHWRSDNPDLLIIEGWFLGIKPFASDINYQHINSAMFSPHESSYRYIIQENLYKYLDVWNLIDNIWHLKPLEFEYMNIWKTNQEKEMLLQKGNALQEEKLSNFLRMLNISLPHESFDDINSYALLLIDKGRNLVEVGLNL
- a CDS encoding ABC transporter ATP-binding protein, with the protein product MKNLKLKVISKYLKPYKKEFLLGALALLIVNILSVVIPLQVKNIIDQLQNNFSSEFVISKSLFLIFLATCMGLIRLFSRQIVFGIGRKVEVNLRQKLFDHLLVQDPEWIQKKGSGDIISRATSDVENIRRLLGFTVLSLCNIVLAYSFTIPSMFSINKTLTISTLMIFPFILGIVSLFGGRMVKQRKVQQESLSKLSDLIQEDLSGISAIKIYAQENAEKKEFSLYNNAYRNAAIKLARTASTLFPLLQGISSISLLILLGLGTYQLESGFISIGGLVALILFVERLVFPTALLGFTINTFQLGQVSLDRVEEIFQNKPNIKDGSNSRFLKKKVEGLLEARNLTIKYPGSIFNSLENLNFKIFPGELIAIVGPVGCGKTTLAKSLGRTIEIPGGQLFLDEIDIKNIKLEDLRKNIAIVPQEAFLFTSTISENLRFGKPKASRELIKESAVKAGLIDDINNFPQKFKTIVGERGITLSGGQRQRTALGRALLVNSPVVILDDALASVDNKTAARIIDEMRKRSKKTILMISHQLSVAATCDRVLVMDKGEIVQEGHHQDLVKENGLYKKLWDRELATNIIKS
- the yedP gene encoding mannosyl-3-phosphoglycerate phosphatase-related protein YedP, which gives rise to MIEDSSLWVVSDVDGTLMDHSYDLTPAKETIKKLQKLSIPVILCTSKTASEVKVIREELNLTDPYIVENGAAIYGESLEKVNGEIILGKKYKYLEEILNFISKEIDYELIPLNNLTDQEATQLTGLKGNSLNLMRDRHWSMPFLNPPTFLEEKINICSKKFQVDIFKGNRMSHLLSKNSNKGKAINALKKYSNIQNIQIIGLGDSPNDLPLLLNSDIKIVIPGKDGPNLNLINQLKDFEFTLASEPNGYGWKNEINKLINNLDK
- a CDS encoding undecaprenyl-diphosphate phosphatase, with product MEYLEFILYGIIQGLTEFIPVSSTAHLKVISFLLGLNDPGPSLSAIIQLGSVFALIWYFRNDILKLKSQTSKNISDYFINVSLFRSIFFSTIPIVVLGGSIKLFFPYFFDKVFRSNLSIALVSLFMAMFMYKADISKKGSISLNNHKYSDSFLIGCSQAFAIIPGFSRSGVTISTALISGWKRGDAAKFSFLLGIPSISLAAIVEFISSFNQLSSFTFIPLIFGLFSTFFSSLFAIDFLLKYLSSNGLKIFIIYRVVFAVVILLNL
- the msrA gene encoding peptide-methionine (S)-S-oxide reductase MsrA, translated to MFEFLKKIMNNEKLILINDGNLFHRILKSDIRKDPNSQEDEIIFGCGCFWGAEKCFWKLPGVVTTSVGYAGGSKSNPTYYEVCSGLTGHAEVVRVIWDKSKIDISDLLKMFWECHNPTQKDRQGNDIGSQYRSAIYYKNENNKKIILASKEQYQKELNKKNLGFIETEIKKINNYFYAEDYHQQYLASEGSRQYCSASPTKVKLGIFTGSNFKLKDYVWENFNWEVEKCVLRSDNKPVKE
- a CDS encoding sugar phosphorylase; this encodes MKQIDSEKKLDRLKLYKLLKTIYSDNTTEEIKLISNQLLQILDDFSEKSAYEEISNKERWDESYSVLITYADSIYKNGEATLITLRDLLINYFGSLSKVVHILPFLKSTSDGGFAVSSFESLEDKFGSWDDLKSISKNHDLMADLVLNHVSSSHPWVQEFIKSQESGISKVFSPEQNLDWSNVVRPRSSSLFSQINTEDGPKQVWTTFGPDQIDLNWQNPKMNLEFLNLIITYLSNGIKWFRLDAVGFIWKESGTTCLHLPKAHSIVKILRVLLNNLLDDGVLITETNVPQKENLSYLIPEDEAHMAYNFPLPPLLLEAIITSRADILNSWIYDWPKLPHDTTLFNFTASHDGVGLRALEGLMNERRIKELLINCERRGGLVSHRRLSNGEDKPYELNISWWSAMEDSGRDPNRYQFKRFILTQLLVLALKGVPAFYLPALLASENDIKSFSMTGQRRDLNREKFKSDNLLSVLNNPESNANKNLKYLRNAMDIRSTLKQFHPNSEMKCLSKGRSDIVVIKRGNGPQSVFTIHNVTENKINFQLHDNDLPEIIDNDLNMRDFLTSTKYNWKNIILDPFQVIWLGVL